The following coding sequences lie in one Leucobacter allii genomic window:
- a CDS encoding phosphotriesterase family protein: MMNDRETPFVRTVLGDVAPESLGRVNYHEHLFQATPLLPGEELADERLSGEEAALMRAGGIDAMVDATPWGLGRDPEAVARISARTGLSVIVTAGFHREAHYAGRTDAAGLDLAAMTAQCVAELHDGQPAVDGDRSGASRIARAPHGAPVRAGMLKAGVGYWSISPFERRALAAVAAAHRVSGAPIMVHLEHGTCAHEALDILAEEGVAENRIVLAHIDRSPDPILYAELAARGAYLGCDGAARLKEWPESLLIDAIAGAAEAGHADRVLLGGDVARRSRYAAYGGMPGIGYLTSRFIPRLAARVGPDVIRAFLETNPRSLLAWSTPAG, from the coding sequence ATGATGAACGACCGTGAGACGCCGTTCGTGCGTACCGTGCTCGGCGACGTGGCACCCGAGAGCCTCGGGCGCGTGAACTATCACGAGCACCTCTTCCAGGCGACGCCGCTGCTGCCCGGCGAGGAGCTCGCAGACGAGCGGCTGAGCGGGGAGGAGGCCGCCCTGATGCGCGCCGGCGGTATCGATGCGATGGTCGACGCCACTCCCTGGGGCCTCGGACGGGACCCCGAAGCCGTCGCGCGGATCTCGGCGCGCACGGGACTCAGCGTGATCGTCACGGCCGGATTCCATCGCGAGGCGCACTACGCGGGCCGTACCGATGCGGCGGGTCTGGACCTCGCCGCGATGACGGCGCAGTGCGTCGCGGAACTGCATGACGGGCAACCCGCGGTAGACGGCGATCGCAGCGGCGCCTCGCGAATCGCGCGCGCGCCGCACGGGGCTCCGGTGCGGGCGGGCATGCTGAAAGCCGGAGTCGGCTACTGGTCGATCTCCCCGTTCGAGCGACGCGCTCTTGCTGCGGTCGCTGCCGCGCATCGCGTTTCGGGCGCGCCCATCATGGTGCACCTCGAGCACGGCACCTGCGCGCACGAAGCGCTCGACATCCTCGCGGAGGAGGGGGTCGCCGAGAATCGCATCGTCCTGGCGCACATCGATCGGAGCCCCGATCCGATCCTGTACGCCGAACTCGCCGCCCGAGGCGCCTACCTCGGGTGCGACGGGGCGGCGAGGCTGAAGGAATGGCCGGAGTCGCTCCTGATCGACGCCATCGCCGGCGCGGCCGAGGCGGGGCACGCCGACCGCGTGCTCCTCGGCGGCGACGTCGCCAGACGATCGAGATACGCGGCCTACGGCGGCATGCCAGGCATCGGCTATTTGACATCGAGATTCATCCCGAGACTGGCCGCGCGCGTGGGGCCGGACGTGATCCGCGCGTTCCTCGAGACCAACCCGCGGAGCCTGCTGGCCTGGTCGACACCGGCCGGCTGA
- a CDS encoding Cof-type HAD-IIB family hydrolase — MIDKQNSGTATAGGAVRMRPSDAAEPVSWSQIPPGPHDVRLVVTDLDGTLLTEGGRVPETFWPLLEIMRARKIAFAPASGRHHAALARLFDHSDDGISYIADNGNLVIHAGRRLSSSALGGDIVRRVVSAARDAAAARNLGVVVSGLRGAYVERTDRAFTREVERYYAELNVVDDLASVEDDVLKVAVYDFSDAQTALETTFRDVAAGHQAVISGKHWLDIMRTDVDKGSAVRALQNAIGVSAAHTVVFGDYLNDLQMLGAARWSFAMSNSHPQVQPAARYVAPAFHEDGVVSVLRRLLDVPL; from the coding sequence ATGATCGACAAGCAGAACAGCGGGACGGCGACGGCCGGGGGTGCCGTGCGGATGCGGCCGTCGGACGCCGCCGAGCCCGTCAGCTGGTCGCAGATCCCGCCGGGACCCCACGACGTGCGGCTGGTCGTCACGGATCTGGACGGCACCCTCTTGACCGAGGGCGGGAGGGTGCCTGAGACCTTCTGGCCGCTCCTGGAGATCATGCGTGCTCGGAAGATCGCGTTCGCACCGGCCAGCGGACGGCACCACGCGGCCCTCGCGCGACTCTTCGACCATTCCGACGACGGCATCTCGTACATCGCCGATAACGGCAATCTCGTCATCCATGCGGGGCGGCGGCTCTCGAGCAGCGCGCTTGGAGGCGATATCGTCCGACGGGTCGTCTCCGCGGCGAGAGACGCCGCCGCGGCCCGGAACCTCGGAGTGGTCGTCTCGGGACTCCGGGGCGCGTACGTGGAGCGCACCGATCGGGCATTCACCCGCGAGGTGGAACGGTACTACGCGGAGCTCAACGTGGTCGACGACCTCGCGAGCGTCGAGGACGATGTGCTGAAGGTGGCGGTGTACGATTTCTCCGACGCGCAGACGGCTCTCGAGACGACCTTCCGGGACGTCGCCGCCGGACACCAAGCGGTGATCTCCGGCAAGCACTGGTTGGACATCATGCGGACCGATGTCGACAAGGGCAGTGCCGTGCGCGCACTCCAGAATGCGATCGGCGTGAGCGCCGCGCACACCGTCGTCTTCGGCGATTATCTCAACGATCTGCAGATGCTGGGCGCAGCGCGCTGGTCGTTCGCCATGTCCAATAGCCACCCTCAGGTGCAGCCCGCCGCGCGGTACGTCGCCCCGGCCTTCCATGAGGACGGGGTGGTCTCGGTGCTGCGCCGCTTGCTCGACGTCCCGCTGTAG
- a CDS encoding TetR family transcriptional regulator — MRSELPIERDADSARPPAAGSRSFIEAARREQLIAAATVTVNEIGYHRASLAEIAGRAGIAKSAVAYYFSSKEGLLLELVQTVFEALGERVLRAVDGVEEPAARLRGYAEAYLAHVDAEREALAAAVEIVVSHRTADGTPLYLVADEDDAALVRSILRAGMADGAFQPMPLDVATGLVESVLDRAITLVQRDPGADLGPLRAHAVPFLFRALGAADG, encoded by the coding sequence ATGCGTTCTGAACTTCCGATCGAGCGCGACGCCGACTCGGCGAGGCCCCCCGCGGCGGGATCGCGGTCGTTCATCGAGGCGGCGCGGCGCGAGCAGCTGATCGCCGCGGCGACGGTCACCGTGAACGAGATCGGCTACCACCGCGCGTCCCTCGCGGAGATCGCCGGGCGGGCGGGGATCGCCAAGAGCGCCGTCGCGTACTACTTCTCCTCGAAGGAGGGGCTCCTGCTCGAGCTGGTGCAGACCGTGTTCGAGGCGCTCGGGGAGCGCGTGCTGCGTGCGGTTGACGGCGTCGAGGAGCCCGCCGCTCGCCTGCGCGGATACGCCGAGGCGTACCTCGCGCACGTGGATGCCGAGCGCGAGGCGCTCGCCGCAGCGGTCGAGATCGTGGTCTCGCACCGTACCGCCGATGGCACCCCGCTCTACCTCGTCGCGGACGAGGATGACGCGGCCCTGGTGCGGAGCATCCTCCGCGCCGGAATGGCGGACGGTGCATTCCAGCCGATGCCGCTCGATGTCGCGACGGGGCTCGTCGAGAGCGTGCTGGATCGTGCGATCACCCTGGTGCAACGAGACCCCGGGGCCGATCTCGGTCCGCTGCGCGCGCACGCCGTGCCGTTCCTGTTCCGGGCGCTGGGAGCGGCCGATGGCTGA
- a CDS encoding CPBP family intramembrane glutamic endopeptidase, whose translation MTTAPEPRSRRLASAAWRIALALLPLGAGLAILSALLPAAPDPSAPTTLVLRIAAGLVISAVTLMVIALLVHRADGGRLGDAGVTSIRSGWRLALWGAVIWIAPAAATFGVLALLGAPLRIVVSGPELAGTVGLLLLAVLITEALPEEAVFRGYVAAVLGTVLRGWGVIVVQALLFTLFAAVLRQNAHPADLSLFFTMGIGFGYLRMITGSIWMPIGFHTAFQTGAQLVLSHGAVDFEGGTGAAMLALGIVPFSVAAILVSTAGVPRIVHPGTAAR comes from the coding sequence ATGACGACCGCACCTGAGCCGCGTTCCCGCCGCCTCGCGTCCGCCGCCTGGCGGATCGCGCTCGCCCTGCTGCCGCTCGGCGCGGGCCTCGCCATCCTGTCGGCGCTGCTCCCGGCCGCCCCCGATCCCTCCGCGCCGACGACGCTGGTCCTCCGGATCGCGGCCGGCCTCGTGATCAGCGCCGTGACGCTCATGGTCATCGCCCTGCTGGTGCACCGCGCCGACGGGGGTCGGCTGGGCGATGCGGGGGTGACGAGCATCCGGTCGGGGTGGCGGCTGGCGCTGTGGGGAGCCGTGATCTGGATCGCCCCGGCCGCCGCGACCTTCGGGGTGCTGGCGCTCCTCGGCGCCCCGCTGCGCATCGTCGTCTCGGGGCCGGAGCTCGCGGGGACCGTCGGACTGCTGCTCCTCGCCGTGCTGATCACCGAGGCGCTCCCGGAGGAGGCGGTCTTCCGCGGCTACGTCGCGGCAGTGCTCGGAACGGTCCTCCGCGGATGGGGCGTCATCGTCGTCCAGGCGCTCCTGTTCACCCTGTTCGCCGCGGTCCTGCGGCAGAACGCCCACCCCGCCGACCTCTCGCTCTTCTTCACGATGGGCATCGGCTTCGGATACCTGCGCATGATCACCGGTTCGATCTGGATGCCGATCGGGTTCCACACGGCGTTCCAGACCGGTGCGCAGCTCGTCCTCTCGCACGGCGCCGTCGACTTCGAGGGCGGCACGGGAGCGGCGATGCTCGCGCTCGGGATCGTCCCGTTCTCCGTCGCCGCGATCCTCGTCAGCACCGCCGGGGTCCCCCGGATCGTCCACCCCGGCACCGCCGCGCGGTGA
- a CDS encoding FAD-dependent monooxygenase, which produces MTRALIIGGGIAGPAAALALARAGVASEIFEQHPGPADEAGVFFTLGSNGVDALGAIGLREAAMDRGFATPAIELRSGTGKPLGVSRITTTREDGTPSQTMRRAELYGILRDRAVAAGIPITLGTKLVTAADTGEGVVATFDDGSTAHGDLLIGCDGVHSRTRTLIDPGAPRPVGAGLVNFGGYTSGVRVDTEPGTFRMIFGSRAFFGYATAPDGTVWWFANEPTSGSAPADLPSRDAAELRRHLGALFRDDAGPAAELIAAGHDLARPTLTHLLPHLPHWRRGRMVVIGDAAHAPSPSSGQGASLSIEDAIVLAQCVRDLGAVPAALTRFEAIRRPRVERIVASAARVNSSKAATGIARRVRDLVLPAILRFSGAHGIEDTYGHRIEWDRRIEA; this is translated from the coding sequence ATGACACGCGCACTCATCATCGGCGGCGGCATCGCCGGGCCCGCTGCGGCACTCGCACTCGCCCGAGCGGGCGTCGCATCGGAGATCTTCGAGCAGCATCCCGGCCCGGCGGACGAGGCGGGGGTGTTCTTCACGCTGGGATCGAACGGTGTCGACGCGCTCGGCGCGATCGGGCTCCGGGAGGCGGCGATGGATCGCGGCTTCGCAACCCCGGCGATCGAACTGCGCAGCGGCACGGGAAAACCGCTCGGCGTCAGCCGGATCACGACGACGCGAGAGGACGGCACGCCCAGCCAGACGATGCGTCGCGCCGAGCTGTACGGGATCCTGCGGGACCGCGCCGTCGCGGCGGGGATCCCCATCACCTTGGGCACGAAGCTCGTCACGGCCGCCGACACCGGCGAGGGCGTCGTGGCGACCTTCGACGACGGCAGCACGGCCCACGGCGACCTCCTCATCGGCTGCGACGGCGTCCACTCGCGCACGCGGACGCTCATCGATCCCGGCGCGCCACGGCCCGTGGGCGCCGGTCTCGTCAACTTCGGCGGCTACACCTCGGGCGTCCGCGTCGACACCGAGCCCGGTACGTTCCGCATGATCTTCGGCTCGCGGGCGTTCTTCGGCTACGCGACGGCCCCCGACGGGACGGTCTGGTGGTTCGCGAACGAGCCGACGTCGGGATCCGCACCGGCGGACCTCCCGTCGCGCGATGCCGCCGAGCTCCGCCGGCATCTCGGCGCGCTGTTCCGCGACGACGCCGGGCCCGCGGCGGAACTGATCGCCGCCGGTCACGATCTCGCCCGCCCGACGCTCACGCACCTGCTGCCGCATCTGCCGCACTGGCGTCGCGGCCGCATGGTCGTGATCGGCGATGCCGCGCACGCGCCCTCGCCGAGCTCGGGGCAGGGCGCTTCGCTCTCCATCGAGGACGCGATCGTGCTCGCGCAGTGCGTGCGCGATCTCGGCGCGGTGCCCGCCGCCCTCACCCGCTTCGAAGCGATCCGGCGCCCGCGCGTGGAGCGCATCGTCGCGTCCGCGGCGCGCGTCAACAGCTCGAAGGCCGCCACCGGAATCGCGCGCCGCGTGCGCGACCTGGTGCTGCCCGCGATTCTGCGGTTCAGCGGTGCGCACGGCATCGAGGACACCTACGGGCATCGCATCGAGTGGGATCGGCGGATTGAGGCGTAG
- a CDS encoding PadR family transcriptional regulator, producing the protein MAQPLPGRSPLAMIVLTLLEEAPMHAYRMQQLIRMREKDAVVNVASRNSIHQVLSRLERDGLVVAEPDDSARTRVVYRNTPAGREVLLGWLAETLARPRNEYPSFAAALSCLPLTTPDVLASLLRERLTALDALVAAVQPERTREAHGLARVFVIEDEYRRAMLAAERAWVAATVEELEDGRLSWAHPASDSY; encoded by the coding sequence ATGGCGCAGCCTCTGCCGGGCCGGTCACCGCTCGCGATGATCGTCCTCACGCTCCTCGAGGAGGCGCCGATGCACGCCTACCGGATGCAGCAGCTCATCCGCATGCGCGAGAAGGACGCCGTCGTCAACGTCGCCTCGCGCAACTCGATCCATCAGGTGCTCAGCCGGCTCGAGCGCGATGGCCTCGTGGTCGCGGAGCCCGACGACTCCGCGCGCACCCGCGTGGTCTACCGGAACACCCCTGCGGGCCGCGAGGTGCTGCTCGGCTGGCTCGCCGAGACCCTCGCGCGCCCGCGGAACGAGTACCCGTCGTTCGCCGCGGCGCTCTCCTGCCTGCCGCTCACCACGCCCGATGTCCTCGCCTCCCTGCTCCGCGAGCGCCTGACCGCCCTGGACGCGCTTGTGGCCGCGGTGCAGCCGGAGCGCACGCGCGAGGCGCACGGGCTCGCGCGGGTCTTCGTGATCGAGGACGAGTACCGGCGGGCCATGCTCGCCGCAGAGCGCGCCTGGGTGGCCGCGACCGTCGAGGAGCTCGAGGATGGGCGATTGAGCTGGGCGCACCCGGCCTCCGACTCGTACTAG
- a CDS encoding aldo/keto reductase: MDYAPLGSSGLLVSALGVGCNAFGRRIDQARTSAVVGAALDAGVTFFDTADSYGAGASETMLGVALGTRRDEAVVATKFGMDLGGLIPGARENRASRGYLIRAVEGSLTRLGTDYIDLYQLHTPDRLTPIEETLAALTDLVRAGKVRYIGCSNLAAWEVADAAAVAEAIGSERFVTAQNEYSLVNRSAERELVPALAHIGASLLPYFPLAYGLLTGKYARGEAAPTGSRLDAETARFDGADWDLVEGIRGFAQERGIGMLDVALGWLRSQPVVGSVIAGATRPEQIAANAAAIRWTPAAEDRDALDALAAPGSGSGYTTFAPARRAR, from the coding sequence ATGGACTACGCGCCCCTCGGATCCAGCGGTCTCCTCGTCTCCGCCCTCGGCGTCGGGTGCAACGCCTTCGGGCGCCGCATCGATCAGGCGCGCACGAGCGCCGTGGTCGGCGCGGCGCTCGACGCCGGCGTCACGTTCTTCGACACGGCCGACTCCTACGGAGCCGGAGCCTCCGAGACGATGCTCGGCGTCGCCCTCGGCACCCGCCGCGACGAGGCAGTGGTCGCCACGAAATTCGGCATGGACCTCGGGGGTCTGATCCCCGGCGCGCGCGAGAACCGTGCGAGCCGCGGCTACCTCATCCGCGCGGTCGAAGGCAGCCTCACCCGCCTCGGCACCGACTACATCGACCTCTACCAGCTGCACACGCCGGATCGCCTCACCCCGATCGAGGAGACGCTCGCCGCTCTCACGGACCTCGTGCGCGCCGGCAAGGTCCGCTACATCGGCTGCTCGAATCTCGCGGCCTGGGAGGTCGCGGATGCGGCGGCGGTGGCCGAGGCCATCGGCAGCGAGCGCTTCGTCACGGCGCAGAACGAGTACTCCCTCGTCAACCGCAGCGCCGAGCGCGAGCTCGTGCCCGCCCTCGCGCACATCGGCGCGAGCCTGCTGCCCTACTTCCCGCTCGCCTACGGTCTGCTCACCGGCAAGTACGCGCGGGGCGAGGCGGCGCCGACCGGCTCCCGCCTCGACGCCGAAACCGCCCGTTTCGACGGCGCGGACTGGGATCTCGTCGAGGGGATCCGCGGCTTCGCCCAGGAGCGCGGCATCGGCATGCTCGACGTCGCCCTCGGCTGGCTGCGCTCCCAGCCCGTCGTCGGCTCCGTGATCGCGGGTGCGACCCGGCCCGAGCAGATCGCCGCCAACGCGGCGGCGATCCGGTGGACGCCCGCTGCGGAGGACCGGGACGCGCTCGACGCGCTCGCGGCTCCGGGGTCCGGATCGGGGTACACCACCTTCGCGCCGGCCCGCCGGGCGCGCTGA
- a CDS encoding YciI family protein → MKYMLIMRAVDQAAVEEYQQRPFEEIIAEMGAYNESMITAGVMVDGAGLSDASEGAVVDFAAEEPVVTDGPYGELRELFNGYWTLEVSSKEEAIEWARRAPLGAGSQIEVRRVTGPEDFPQDNEWIQKEQEWIAEGKARGN, encoded by the coding sequence ATGAAGTACATGCTCATCATGCGCGCAGTCGACCAGGCCGCCGTCGAGGAGTACCAGCAGCGCCCCTTCGAGGAGATCATCGCCGAGATGGGCGCCTACAACGAGTCGATGATCACCGCGGGCGTCATGGTCGACGGCGCGGGACTCTCCGACGCCTCGGAGGGCGCCGTGGTCGACTTCGCCGCCGAGGAGCCGGTCGTCACCGACGGCCCGTACGGCGAGCTCCGCGAGCTCTTCAACGGCTACTGGACCCTCGAGGTCTCCTCGAAGGAGGAGGCGATCGAGTGGGCGCGCCGCGCGCCGCTCGGCGCCGGGTCCCAGATCGAGGTGCGCCGGGTCACCGGGCCGGAGGACTTCCCGCAGGACAACGAGTGGATCCAGAAGGAGCAGGAGTGGATCGCCGAGGGCAAGGCGCGCGGCAACTGA
- a CDS encoding RNA polymerase sigma factor, with translation MTPSDRRDGTAETVRAARAARAVEAVWRIEAARIVATLTRYVGDFGLAEDLAQEALAAALREWPRSGVPGNPGAWLTTAAKRRAIDGWRRREVAERALALVADAQRAHEAEAAEEAPGDPDAIGDDVLRLVFISCHPVLSREAQLALTLRVVGGLTTAQIARAFLLPVPTVQQRIVRAKQKLAAAEVPFELPAAAERGRRLGGVLGVLYLMFSEGHVATSGPDWMRPELAMEALRLARVVAALMPAEPEVHGLVALMAYTASRFSSRIDAEGHPVLLAEQHRASWDRALIGLGDRALERADAQWARRAAGSGAAGRGDAVSGAYTLQARIAACHASAARFADTDWRRIAEIYRELCAVAPSPVAELNRAIAVAEAEGPLVGLELVERLAGERALAAGHLLPSVRGELLARLGRDDEAAAELDRAAALATNARERAVLCEKAAAVRDRDPGASGP, from the coding sequence ATGACGCCGAGCGATCGGCGCGACGGGACCGCCGAGACCGTGCGGGCGGCCCGGGCCGCCCGCGCGGTCGAGGCCGTCTGGCGCATCGAGGCCGCCAGGATCGTCGCGACGCTCACGCGATACGTCGGCGACTTCGGCCTTGCCGAGGACCTGGCGCAGGAGGCGCTCGCCGCGGCGCTGCGGGAGTGGCCGCGATCCGGCGTGCCCGGGAATCCCGGAGCCTGGCTCACGACCGCCGCGAAGCGGCGGGCCATCGATGGCTGGCGGCGTCGCGAGGTCGCCGAGCGCGCACTCGCGCTCGTCGCGGACGCGCAGCGCGCCCACGAAGCCGAGGCGGCCGAGGAAGCGCCCGGGGACCCGGATGCGATCGGGGACGACGTGCTCCGGCTCGTCTTCATCTCCTGCCACCCGGTGCTCTCGCGCGAGGCGCAGCTCGCGCTGACGCTCCGGGTGGTCGGCGGTCTCACGACCGCGCAGATCGCGCGGGCGTTCCTGCTGCCGGTGCCGACGGTGCAGCAGCGCATCGTGCGCGCGAAGCAGAAGCTCGCCGCGGCCGAGGTGCCCTTCGAGCTGCCGGCGGCGGCCGAGCGCGGCCGCCGGCTCGGCGGCGTCCTCGGCGTGCTCTACCTGATGTTCTCCGAGGGGCACGTCGCGACCTCGGGCCCCGACTGGATGCGCCCCGAGCTGGCGATGGAGGCCCTGCGGCTCGCGCGCGTCGTCGCCGCGCTGATGCCCGCTGAGCCGGAGGTCCACGGCCTCGTCGCGCTCATGGCCTACACGGCCTCGCGCTTCTCGTCGCGCATCGACGCCGAGGGGCACCCCGTCCTCCTCGCGGAGCAGCACCGTGCGAGCTGGGACCGGGCGCTCATCGGCCTCGGCGACCGCGCGCTCGAGCGCGCCGATGCGCAGTGGGCGCGCCGCGCGGCCGGGTCGGGGGCCGCGGGGCGCGGGGACGCGGTGTCCGGCGCATACACGCTGCAGGCCAGGATCGCGGCCTGTCACGCCTCGGCGGCGCGCTTCGCGGACACCGACTGGCGGCGCATCGCCGAGATCTACCGCGAACTCTGCGCCGTCGCGCCGTCGCCCGTCGCCGAGCTCAACCGCGCCATTGCCGTCGCGGAGGCCGAGGGGCCGCTGGTCGGCCTCGAGCTCGTCGAGCGGCTCGCGGGCGAGCGGGCGCTCGCCGCAGGACACCTGCTGCCGAGCGTGCGGGGTGAACTGCTCGCGCGGCTGGGCCGCGATGACGAGGCCGCCGCGGAACTGGATCGCGCCGCCGCGCTCGCGACGAACGCGCGCGAACGCGCGGTGCTGTGCGAGAAGGCGGCCGCGGTGCGGGATCGCGACCCCGGCGCGTCGGGGCCGTGA
- the erm gene encoding 23S ribosomal RNA methyltransferase Erm yields MPRSTHGGRHELGQNFLIHRSTIETITALVAETRGPILELGAGDGALTGPLARLGRPLTAIELDEHRAARLRRAYPRVEVAQGDALRVPLTAPAVVGNIPFHLTTPILRRLLSAGDWRHAVLLTQWEVARKRCGVGGGTLLTAQTAPWFAFSLHGRVPAGGFRPRPGVDGGVMRVSRRSRPLVPARQRAAYERFVRAVFTGPGGRLERIVGRAARTGGRSAARALARAEVPPGALPRDLGPEQWAALWSALPDC; encoded by the coding sequence ATGCCACGATCGACCCATGGCGGCCGGCACGAACTCGGCCAGAACTTCCTCATCCATCGCTCGACCATCGAGACGATCACCGCCCTCGTCGCGGAGACGCGCGGCCCCATCCTGGAGCTCGGCGCCGGCGACGGCGCCCTCACCGGGCCGCTCGCGCGGCTCGGACGTCCCCTCACCGCGATCGAGCTCGACGAGCATCGCGCGGCACGGCTGCGGCGCGCCTATCCGCGCGTCGAGGTCGCGCAGGGCGACGCGCTGCGCGTCCCGCTGACGGCCCCCGCGGTCGTCGGCAACATTCCCTTCCATCTCACGACGCCGATCCTCCGACGGCTGCTCTCCGCCGGCGACTGGCGGCACGCCGTGCTGCTCACCCAGTGGGAGGTGGCGCGCAAGCGCTGCGGGGTCGGCGGCGGCACCCTGCTCACCGCGCAGACGGCGCCGTGGTTCGCGTTCTCCCTGCACGGTCGCGTGCCCGCCGGGGGCTTTCGCCCCCGACCGGGCGTCGACGGCGGCGTCATGCGCGTCTCGCGGCGATCCCGTCCTCTCGTGCCCGCCCGTCAGCGCGCGGCGTACGAGCGTTTCGTCCGCGCGGTGTTCACGGGGCCGGGCGGCCGGCTCGAGCGGATCGTCGGTCGCGCGGCGCGGACCGGCGGGCGCTCCGCTGCTCGGGCGCTCGCGCGCGCCGAGGTGCCGCCCGGGGCGCTTCCCCGCGACCTCGGTCCGGAGCAGTGGGCGGCGCTCTGGTCCGCGCTCCCCGATTGCTGA
- a CDS encoding SDR family oxidoreductase yields MHTTPAPFPRIALVTGASGGIGRAVALRLAADGLAVAVHYAGNRAAAESTVADITAAGGRALAVGGDVADDAAMAAVFDTVEQEVGGLDVVVHTAGVMVLGPLADYPLDDFDRIVRTNLRGTFVVTQQAARRVRPGGAIVTFSTTVTRTAFPSYGPYVATKAAVEGMTMILARELRGRDITVNAVAPGPTTTPLFLEGKDEATLRGLAQAAPLERLGRPEDIAETVAFLAGPGRWVNGQTLFANGGLA; encoded by the coding sequence ATGCACACCACTCCCGCCCCCTTTCCGCGCATCGCGCTCGTCACCGGCGCCTCCGGCGGTATCGGTCGAGCGGTCGCGCTCCGCCTCGCGGCCGACGGCCTCGCCGTCGCCGTGCACTACGCCGGCAACCGGGCGGCCGCCGAGTCGACTGTCGCGGACATCACCGCAGCCGGAGGGCGCGCCCTCGCCGTCGGCGGGGACGTCGCCGACGACGCGGCGATGGCCGCGGTCTTCGACACCGTCGAACAGGAGGTCGGCGGGCTCGACGTCGTGGTGCACACCGCAGGCGTCATGGTCCTCGGCCCGCTCGCCGACTACCCTCTCGACGACTTCGACCGGATCGTGCGCACCAACCTCCGCGGCACCTTCGTGGTGACGCAGCAGGCCGCGCGACGCGTACGGCCGGGCGGCGCCATCGTCACCTTCTCCACCACGGTGACCCGCACGGCGTTCCCGAGCTACGGTCCGTACGTCGCGACGAAGGCCGCGGTCGAGGGCATGACGATGATCCTGGCGCGGGAGCTGCGCGGCAGGGACATCACGGTGAACGCCGTCGCTCCCGGTCCCACCACCACCCCGCTCTTCCTCGAGGGCAAGGACGAGGCGACGCTCCGAGGACTCGCGCAGGCCGCGCCGCTCGAGCGCCTCGGCCGCCCGGAGGACATCGCCGAGACCGTCGCATTCCTCGCCGGCCCAGGCCGTTGGGTCAACGGGCAGACGCTCTTCGCCAACGGCGGTCTCGCGTAG
- a CDS encoding TetR/AcrR family transcriptional regulator, whose protein sequence is MSTRSLILSRAIELLAESPDGDISTRAVCEAAGVTQPVLYRQFGDKSGLLTAVADAVWDEYLEMKRAASPSEDPVADLRSGWDAHTGFALAHPHAYRLVFASGLDSPPAALAEAMALLQDALARIALRGRLRMDPSRAARIVMAANSGVALALILRPEEYRGTDASADAREATLRGILVDAPEDAQPVDGIAAAATAIRALLARSSEEPAPFSPAEAALLDDWLARLPGG, encoded by the coding sequence ATGTCAACGAGATCATTGATACTCTCCCGCGCGATCGAGCTGCTCGCCGAGTCGCCGGACGGGGACATCTCGACGCGCGCCGTGTGCGAGGCGGCCGGCGTCACGCAACCCGTGCTCTACCGCCAGTTCGGCGACAAGAGCGGACTGCTGACGGCCGTCGCGGACGCGGTCTGGGACGAGTACCTCGAGATGAAGCGCGCGGCGTCGCCGTCGGAGGATCCCGTTGCGGACCTCCGCTCCGGCTGGGACGCGCACACCGGATTCGCCCTCGCCCACCCCCACGCCTACCGGCTCGTCTTCGCGAGCGGACTGGACTCCCCGCCCGCCGCGCTGGCGGAGGCGATGGCGCTGCTGCAGGACGCGCTCGCGCGCATCGCGCTGCGGGGCCGACTGCGGATGGATCCGTCCCGGGCGGCTCGGATCGTCATGGCCGCGAACAGCGGCGTCGCGCTCGCGCTGATCCTGCGCCCCGAGGAGTACCGCGGCACGGACGCCTCGGCCGACGCGCGCGAGGCGACCCTGCGGGGCATCCTCGTCGACGCGCCCGAGGACGCACAGCCGGTCGACGGGATCGCCGCCGCAGCGACCGCCATCCGGGCGCTCCTCGCGCGCTCGTCTGAGGAGCCGGCGCCCTTCTCCCCGGCGGAGGCCGCGCTGCTCGACGACTGGCTCGCGCGCCTCCCGGGCGGTTGA